In Desulfurococcaceae archaeon MEX13E-LK6-19, the genomic window ACCCTATAAAGACAGACAAGCCTATGCACCAAGAGGAACAATAATAATTGGTCCTCCAGGTGTCGGTAAAAGTAGTTTAGCTGAAGCAATAGCCAGTGCTCTCGAGACAAAAGTAGTCAAACTCACTCCAAGCACTTATAGATCAATGTGGTATGGTGCCACAGAAAGAATACTCTCGTCAATATTCAGTAAGCTAAGAGATAGAAGAGATGTCACAGTAATAATTGATGACGCCGAGTTCATAACAGGTAGGCATATAGCTGTCCATGAGGTAAGCATTGCCGAGGTATCAATTTTCCTTAATATACTACAAGACGAGAGAAGACCATTCACAATAATGACAAGCAATGCTCCAGAACTCATTGATCCAGCACTCCTTAGACCAGGTAGGATAGACATTGTCATACTAATGGGCTACCCCGATAGAGAATCACGTAGAAAAGCAGTAGACGTACTACTCAAGAAGTATGGTATCTCAGCAAGCAGTGAAGTTGTTGAAGACATTGTATCTAAGACCAAGTGGTTTAGCCATGCTGAAATAGATGCTTTGATAAGACTTGCTGCAAGCAAATCAGGAGGGAATACGTTATCTAAAGAAGCTGTTGAATGGGCCTACAAGAAATTTAACATAAATGAGGGAGAGAGAAAGCGAATCCAAGAGTACTTGAGATGGTATGTAGATAAACTACAGGGAATGACTATATCGTTTATAGCTAGAGAAACAGAGATCTAAAACAATATTGTCTTTAAGGTCTTATTCTCCTTAATCCCACATCAAGATCCCTAATTTTCTCCAGGGCATCCTCAGATACTCTAGGCCCGCCACCATAGAGTATTACTATGGGTTTTGCGTTTATTTTTTCAGCTGCTTTAGCATAAGCTTCTATCTCGTCTCCACTTATTGTCTTCGTCTCGTAGAATACTTTTATGGCTAATTTTTTACCTTCTTTCGACGCCACAAGATCGAAAACTACGTCTCCAACTTTTACATCTTTTGATACACTATAACCTGCCGCAACATATCTGCCAGCGACCTCTCCTATAACACCATATTTTTCACGAAGTTTTTTCCAAGCAAACCTCTCTTTGGCTGTAACCATTTTCACCCACCTTCTGTTTTCTGCTAATGAATGCTTTAGACGAGTTTTTTATGTGTAACGTTGTGTAGTATGACGGGTGAGAGATACCTCTTAAAGACATCTTTCACCTAAAATATAAACCTAACCATAAAATAGTTAGATTCTTAAGAAATGTAAATTAGTTGAAAAAAGCTTACTCACTTGATTCGAGTTTCCTCCTGCCTTTTTCTAAGAATTCTTCTACTAGCTCTTCTATCGTTGGACCTTCAACAATCTTTACTCTAAATGATACCCGGGTAACTGGTTTTTCTACAGTAATTAGTCTTGTTATATCGCTAGGTGTACCAAGTACTATGGCGTCCGCTGGTATTTTCTTTAATGTTTCCTCGAGGTCTCTTAGTTGTTCTGGACTATAGCCTGTGCTTGGTAGTACAGGGCCCATGTGCGGGTACTTTTCGTAGAGTTCCTTAATTATCCCTACAGCATAGGGTCTGGGGTCAATTATTTCGGCTGCACCATACTTCTTTGCTGCGACATATCCTGCTGCATACGGTAGTCCTCCATGTGTCACCGTGGGCGAGTCCTCTATTACAACAACCTTCTTTCCTTCAATAACTTCCGGTGCATCAACTTCAACAACACTTTCTGCAAGGCTTATCTTTGCTCTTGGATTAACTTTCTTTATATTGGCTATGATTTTATCTATGTCTTCCTTCCTGGCTTGATCAACTTTATTTATTATGACCGCGTCGGCTAGCCTAGTATTTACTTCTCCAGGGAAACTGCCTACTTCATGCCCGGGTCTCATCGCATCTGCTACTGTTATCATGTAGTCTGGTTTATAGAATGGCCAGTCATTGTTTCCTCCATCCCATAATATGATATCGTTTTCTTTTTCAACAATTTCTAACAGTTTACCATAGTCTACACCAGCGTAAACCGTTAGCCCCATTTTTATGTAGTGCTCGTATTCTTCTCTCTCCTCGATAGTGGCTTGATATTTGTCTAGATCCTCGTATGAAGTGAATTTCTGTATAGCCATTTTTTCTAGATCACCGTAAGCCATTGGATGTCTTACTATTCCTACGCGATAATTCTTCGATATCAAGTACCTTACTACTTCACGTGAAACACTGCTCTTACCGGCACCTGTACGGACAGCAACTACTGCTATCACCGGCTTACTTGACTCAATCATTGTCTCGACTGGACCTAGAATCTTGAAGCTTGCTCCAGCCGCTAATACACGACTCAATATATGACCTACATCATCATATGTTAAGTCACTAAAACTTAGAACAGCTTCTTCAACACCATATCTTGTTATAACATCCTCTAGGAGGTCAAGTGACATAATAGGTATACCATTAGGATACAACTTCCCTGCAAGACTTGCCGGATAACGTTTTCCAGTAATACCAGGTATTTGTGTTGCAAGAAACGCTACTACACGGTAATTTGGGTTATCCCTGTATACTACATTAAAGTTATGAAAATCTCTTCCACCTGCACCTATAATAACGATTTTCCTTGGTTCAACCAAAACAGACACCCTGATCAAAGAGTATTTTATACTTGACAAATAAATGTATTAGCCTTATAGTTAATAAATTATAGCACTAAGTATACCAATAATGCGACCATAGTATTATTCAACTACTCATACCAAGCACTATCCATAAACTTCTTTAATACTATCCCACGTTATTTCACGAGCCCTACCCTTTAAATTTAATCTAAAGACAATCGTGTAAACAGGACTATGGGCTAAGGTGTAGGATTAATGGATCCTAAGTCTTATATGAAGAATTGGTATGGATCAAACCAGCCGACAATTGCCGATAAAATAAGGAGTTTCCTAAAACCAGATAACGAGCCTCTTGCAAAGAAGGCTATAACTGCCCACTACAGAATAAAATCAGCTCTAAGCAGAGTCAAAGCCTATATTGATAGACTTAATGAGAAAGACAAAGAGCTCTTCGAGAAAGCTGTTGAAGCCCTCATCAAGAGAGATGAAGTTCACGCTAAAATGTATGTAAACGAGGTAGCCGAAATAAGGAAAATTGCCAAGCAGCTATTAATGGTCGAATATGTACTAGAACAAGCCAGCCTAAGACTAGAAACAATAATGATACTCGGCCAAGCATTCGGAGACATCGCCCCAGTGGTAAGCATCATTAAAGACGCTGGATCACTACTACGCGGCATCGCCCCTGACATATGGATCGAGCTAACAATGGCTGCAAATGACTTAAGCACTGTACTCGCAGCAACAGGTGTAGACCTAGGAGGCGAGACAAGTATATCACTCAGCCAAGAAGCGAAGAAGATCTTCGAAGCAGCCCGTATTGCAGCAGAACAAAAGATCAAAGAAGCATTCCCAGACCTACCAACAACACTATCTCTCTCAACAAAAGAATCTGCAGAGAAAGAACTACTCGAATCGAGCTTGGGAACAGGTATTGATAGTCTAGACAAGAAAAAGAAGAGCGAAGTCAAAGACCTAGTCTAGAGCTAGAGCCAAAACATTTTGCCAATAAAATATTTCATCAAGAACTAAAACTAAAGAGTTTTTAAATAAACAAAAGTAGCTTTCCCGGAAAACCACTTAGTTTCTATTCACGTAAAAGGAAAATACCTTAATTGGTTTTTATTTTGCAAACTTCTTTTCTGCAGCAATACTCATTAGCTCTACTTCAGGAATAACTTCTTTGAGTACGTATTTTATATCATTCTGTTTCGCGGCAAGCTCATCAGCATCAGCAGGGTCTACCTCTAGTTTCAGAACAAGCCTTCCCATTTTCACGACACCGCTTCTTAGCTCTACAGAATAATCTTTTGCACGAACAACAACAGTTTCCTCAGACTTGCTATAAGACAATGTAATTGTTTTTGGTTTATGTCTAGTAATAACTAGCCTATCATCAAGCACACTTATGCTCCAGAGAGGTTCCACAACAATAGTTTTAGGGGACTCAATATCACCGTATGCCTTCTCTACAGCAAGAAGTGTTTTCTTCACCAATGATATCAAGTCCTGTATTCTCTTCGCCAAACTAACTATCTGGGGTTTTAACGTAGCTGCTTGCGAAATCACATTATTCTCTATCCTAGTATTCAAAGCATCAAGTACTGTTACAGCAGCATCGATTAATTCTTTTAGCTTAGCCATAGTCTTCCCCCTCAATAACTCTTAAGCTAACTTATGATTCATAACTGCTACACAATAAAAATCTGTTGCTAAAGAAGTATTTTTCTCGATTACCTTAACTCCACAGCTTGTATATTTCATCAACAATAGCTTCCTTTACAACAGTCTTTCTACTACCCTCAATAACTTCGAGAACAGGCTCACCTCTCAATACTTCGCCACAGATACTGTACGGTATTTTCTTGCTTTCAAGAATACTCGTGACATCCCTGACATTGTTTCTTGGAACAGTGGCTATCAATGCACCACTACTCAATAACTTCAATGGATTAATGCCTAGCGGCTTCGTAACAGCTTCAACTACATCATCAACTTTTACTTTATCTACATAAACTCTTATCGTAGTATTGCTAGCTATGGCTGTCTCAAGCAGTCCTTCCAATATGCCTCCTTCAGTAGGGTCATGCATTGACGATACATAATCCCTTATAGCGAGAGCTTTATCGACAACACTTACCCGCCATACATAATCGCGGGCTTTCACGATAATCTCTTCGCTAACACCCTTGTCTCTCAGCTTATCCGGGAAATCCCATGCAATAACGCTTGCTCCTTCTCCACCTACAGGACCAGCCACTAGAATTAAGTCTCCGGGTCTAGCATCGCATGTTCTTATAACTCGTTTTCTCGTGTAGCCTATTGCTGTGGTAACTATAATTGTCCTTGGAATACCCGGCGTGACTTCGGTGTGCCCACCTATGATTACCGTATTTATTGAACTAGCCGCTTTCTTCATCTGGATAATAATTTCCTCGAGCTCACTACTATCAGTTCCTGGTTTCAACAGTATTGTAGTAAGCAGCCATCTCGGTCTAGCCCCACGTACAGCAACATCATTACTGGCTATATGAATAGAAAGCCACCCCGAGAACCGTGATGCAGTCGTAATAGGATCAGTATGTGATACGAGGAAACCATCGCCCATTCTAACTACTCCCGCATCTTCACCAAAAGCAGGTCCCTGAACTACATCAGGATCAAATAATTCGCTAAAATGCTTGTATACAATGTTTTCAAGTATTTCTCGCGGAGGCTTTCCTTCCCCCAGTTTCAATTTTATACAACCCCTTTCTCATACACTCTTTACAGACATAAGAAACCAGAGTGACCTGTATTAAACAATCCTCACAACCCACACGACCACAAATCATACAATAGCCTATAGCCGGGTATTTACCACAGATTTCACACTTAGTAGCAGTACATACACTACAAAGACCAGTAGATTGATCATAGTCATCGTCACAAACGGGTCTACCACAGAGCCTACATTTATGGACTGCTTCTTTTCTCTCACAAATAGCGCATTTAACCATTTATACCGCCAGGAAACCTTTATCCTAACTATAGGGTACAGAAGTAATGCATAGCATTTATCGTATAAAAATAACTAAGTGCTTGGACATAGTGCTACATGCTTTAAACGAAGAGGAGGCAATAATGCTTGCCAACGAGTTCTTTAACAAAATCTGTGAGGGAAAAGGGAAAATCTACGTGCATGAGCTCGGGAAATCCGCTAGAGAACTCTATGATAAGAAGCTGATATACCAAAAACACTAAACTGTATCCTGGGAGCACGGGTTTTCTCTAGATCACGTTACGGGTAATTAGTATGATATGCTTTCACAACATTATCCACATTTATCTTAAATAATGTCTCTTCATCAACCACTTGTTCTTCAAGCAGTTTTAACTGATTATCAACTATATCCCATGGATAAGAGGATACACCGGGCCTCCTTGGGTCATCTATGAAATCCGACTCCGGGATCATTTTCTCTGTTGTTTTTTGCTGAAACACTTTCTTTAAAGTCTTGTACTTACCCGGCACTGTATGCCATAAGCCTTTTCTGTCAGCCCATATGTTCTCGTTAACGCTACTATGGTGGAGAAAAACCTTATCCTTCCCTATCCTTACTAATTGAATTAGTTTATCTATTGATTCTACTGTAGCATACCCTCCTTGTTCTAGGTGTAAATGGACAAGCATATCATTATCTCTTGCCAACTCAAGTGCTTTCAGCATTATTAACTCGCTTGCAACAAACCTATTGGGTGCTGTACTATAGTGTTGTCGGCCTACCTCACCTATTCCATCAACAAGACCTTTTCTATGTAGCTCCACTATCTTCTCTAGAACCTTGTAGGCAAGAGAAATAATTTCCTCAATACCCATGCCACGCTTAAAGTACTCATCTACTTCAGCTGGGTGAAATCCAAGAAAAACCCTTGCCTCAAGACCTTCTTCACGAATATACTTAGCCTCCCTAATAACTATCTCAAAGGCTTTAACGTAATCGTCTAAGGTACCTCCTTTGAATCCATAATGATAGGGCGGTAGACTAACGAGTGCAATAAACCAGCCACCATTCTTCTTAAACCTACGTGCAATAGCTCTAGCACCCATACCACTAACAGGATTAGAGTGACAATGACCATCAGCAAATACTAGTTTAGCCATAGTACACCAACCCTGAATTTATGTCAGTACTTAAAGGCGTCTTCACTCATCCGTGAGTACAGCCTTCATCATCCAGTGTCTACCTAGGTACCGGAGATTATTATATATGACTTGGCTAGAGATAGTATTTGTTGAAGGTGCATAATTTGAGCAGAGAGAAGAAGGAAAGAGTATTGATAATAAAGATACCCGAAGAACTATACATAGCATTAAGAGAACGAAGCAAAGCAGAAGGCTATACCTTACTCGCTGATTATATTAAAGCAATACTCATGAAGGAACTAGGGTTTGAAGTAACCCCTTCTCGTATCGAGGAGATAGAGAAACGTATTAGTGAAATAGAGGAGCTTACCAAAAACATTGATCTAACAAAAATAGAGCGTAAAGTCATGAGGAAAATAACTGACATGATTAACCCATTTACCGCGAAAATAGATGACCTAGCCAGGAAGTATAGTGAGCTTGTCGAGAGAGTGGAAAGAATAGAGCAAGTAATCAAGAATATTGAAGAAAAACTCGAGAAACCACCAGTACAACCACAACCAGCAGTGAGACATGAAGCAAGGAGAAAAACTGGTCTCGAAAGACTAAAAGAGCAAGGTGTATTATTTGAAAGCGAACTACAAAGATTAAGGGACCGTGATAGCTTCTTCCTTTATTTGAGAAGAGGGGGAGCCAAGGTAATTGAAGCCGTTGGGGAAAGAATAGCCATTGACAAAGACTTCTGGGAGAAGTTTAAGAGAAAACTATTCGAGGAAATAACTACTAATAACGATGAACAAATAAAGATGTATTTATCAAAAATAGAGTACAGACTCTTTGAAAAACTACGAGAAAGTGGTCTCATATACTTTGATTCAACTGAAAGAAAATGGAAACCTACCTCAAGAGAACTTATTGAAGAATAATAGTTTAAGCAACTTCTAATATCCTAACCATAGTAAGAGTGTAGATGAAACAACCAGCAGATAACACGTGGAGGAAGCGACTTGCAGAAACTTAGTATAACCAAAGGATTAACCAACATAGTTGACATCACCAAACGTGGAGCAATCCTCTTAGGTAAAAACTTTGCTGTTGATGGGCCCGAGAAGAGGCCTGTTAGAGTGATTACTCATGCTCACAGCGATCATTTAATTGGCTTGGAAGAGAGTCTCCAGTATTCATCAATGGTCATTGCCACGCCTGCCACGATAGAATTGATACTCGAACTATGTAGACTAAATACTACGTATCGTGTCTTATTTAAGCAGAAAGCTGTTCCCCTAGATTACAACCAAGAAATAAATATTAATGGAGAAAAACTTACTCTATTGTATTCAAACCATATTCTAGGCTCAGCACAAGTACTTGTCGAGACAAACGGGTATAGGCTTGGTTATACAGGCGATTTCCGCATAAAAAACACTCCCGTCATGAAGGATCTAGATATCTTAGTTATAGAAGCAACTTATGGTAGCCCAAAGACTATACGTGAATTCAAAGACGAGGTTGAAGACTATATAGTAGACGCTGTTTTAGACGGATTAAGTAGAGATGAACCAGTAAGGATCTATGGATACTATGGTAAACTCCAAGAAGTAATGGTGCTACTTAGAAACAAAGGTATAAAAGAACCATTTATAATGCCTCCTAAAATCTATAGGATAACAAAAATCGCTGTGAAATATGGATACGAAATAGACAATTTCTACAATTCAAATACCAGAGAAGCCATGGAGATAAAAAGAACTGGAAGATACATTTTATTCCAGCACATGATGACTGCTTCGAGAAGAAACCTCGATAAAGGAGTTAACATTGTCTTATCTGGATGGGAGTTCGATAAACCGATAAAAAAGATTGACAGAAATACATGGCTTATAGCCTATAGTTCTCACGCTGATTTCAATGAATTACTTGAGTATGTAGAGAAAGCTCAGCCAAAGGTTCTCATAGTGGACAATTCAAGAGAGAGCTACGCATACGAGTTCGCCAACGAAGTGTCCAAGAGACTAAAAATACCAGCAATAGTATTACCATAGAATCATAACCAAATAGCTTATCTAAAGAAGAATTATACTCACCTAGTAAAACCAAATTTATTACTACTCAAAACAATACCTTATACAAGAGGGATGATGTGCGCCTGCGACGTATGATCAAAAGAGATGACGACTGGAAGAGCCGTTCTGACCGTTTTCATTAATCCTCTAGGATATCCTATAATTACTCCATCTAGCAAATGTATGTACTAATAAAACAAGCATTACAACCGAGGTTATGTAGGCTAGTGTTTTCACTACATCTTTAGATATTAATGGCGATACCGATGAGCCAGCAAGTATTTCTTGTGGCTCTAGTTTTATTGCCAGATATTCTATCGTAAAGTTCTCTTTAACGATGAGCTCTACATTGTTAACAACGATTTCAGTAATATACACCCTGAGAGTTCCACCGAGAAGTATGCCGTTTTTTACATCACGATATTCAATAGAGTTATCACGATAAACAACATCTACCTTAACTATTAATGCTCCTACCGATAAGTATGTGTATGAAACATGTCTTGCATTGTCTGGAAATCTGCTATATGGGCTTGTATTATTGATCCATTTCTCTATTAGGATTCTGGTGAGTTTCTGTACAAAATCTTCTATTTTAACATGTTTTAGCGTATAAAGAAATTCTGACACAGTTATACGTGATGTTTTATTTATGACTATATTGTCATCCTGATCTATTATTGCTCCAAGAGAGTAAGACATGCTTATATGCTCTGAGCGCACCATGAACAAATATTCAACATAATACTGTTGCAGACTAGCAACAGGTTCTCCAGTCCAAGGAAATAATGTCAGTAGGAACAGAAGAATTATGGCGATTTGGGTTTTTGTTTTCAAAAAGCTTGTATTTGTATTGAGGATACTCAGAAAACTCAATGTTTCTCCCTATACCGTTCTATAGCCTTCTTTATCCTCTCAAGTGCTTCGCTACGCCCCTTCCACCCTGTTACTTTTACCCATTTACCTGGTTCTAACTCCTTGTAGTGCTCAAAGAAGTGTTTGATCTTGTTCTTGATTGCTTCAGGAAGATCGTTGATGTCGTTTATGTTCTTGAATCTTGGATCGATCTTGTCTTTAGGTACAGCAACTATTTTTGCGTCGGGTCCTTCCTCATCCTCCATTTCAAGAATACCTATGGGTTTAGCTTCTATGACAACACCTGGGCTTAAAGGCTCATAGCCTACAACAAGTACATCA contains:
- a CDS encoding AIR synthase family protein, coding for MKLGEGKPPREILENIVYKHFSELFDPDVVQGPAFGEDAGVVRMGDGFLVSHTDPITTASRFSGWLSIHIASNDVAVRGARPRWLLTTILLKPGTDSSELEEIIIQMKKAASSINTVIIGGHTEVTPGIPRTIIVTTAIGYTRKRVIRTCDARPGDLILVAGPVGGEGASVIAWDFPDKLRDKGVSEEIIVKARDYVWRVSVVDKALAIRDYVSSMHDPTEGGILEGLLETAIASNTTIRVYVDKVKVDDVVEAVTKPLGINPLKLLSSGALIATVPRNNVRDVTSILESKKIPYSICGEVLRGEPVLEVIEGSRKTVVKEAIVDEIYKLWS
- a CDS encoding ATP-binding protein, with product MRKIRDGYHTYTVVRTLIPYFKMVIEEYREEHRITSKRILLRTHTKPVVPEEVGFSLSVLSLMHFPKMVAKLGKTMPIAALVYGLSKDESFLVTASFTYSDDMIEKWVNTPIRPFVITIIASKEAVDPKETFKLIESRLKDDLEYVVKNSLLIIKGLQDSLYPEKYVIELKSKPHISMIVAPAFTTHEIIVEYSDGIETHQFTIPLKKPSWSINDFPDKIREEIETIIVKPYKDRQAYAPRGTIIIGPPGVGKSSLAEAIASALETKVVKLTPSTYRSMWYGATERILSSIFSKLRDRRDVTVIIDDAEFITGRHIAVHEVSIAEVSIFLNILQDERRPFTIMTSNAPELIDPALLRPGRIDIVILMGYPDRESRRKAVDVLLKKYGISASSEVVEDIVSKTKWFSHAEIDALIRLAASKSGGNTLSKEAVEWAYKKFNINEGERKRIQEYLRWYVDKLQGMTISFIARETEI
- a CDS encoding CopG family transcriptional regulator, with translation MSREKKERVLIIKIPEELYIALRERSKAEGYTLLADYIKAILMKELGFEVTPSRIEEIEKRISEIEELTKNIDLTKIERKVMRKITDMINPFTAKIDDLARKYSELVERVERIEQVIKNIEEKLEKPPVQPQPAVRHEARRKTGLERLKEQGVLFESELQRLRDRDSFFLYLRRGGAKVIEAVGERIAIDKDFWEKFKRKLFEEITTNNDEQIKMYLSKIEYRLFEKLRESGLIYFDSTERKWKPTSRELIEE
- a CDS encoding MBL fold metallo-hydrolase; its protein translation is MQKLSITKGLTNIVDITKRGAILLGKNFAVDGPEKRPVRVITHAHSDHLIGLEESLQYSSMVIATPATIELILELCRLNTTYRVLFKQKAVPLDYNQEININGEKLTLLYSNHILGSAQVLVETNGYRLGYTGDFRIKNTPVMKDLDILVIEATYGSPKTIREFKDEVEDYIVDAVLDGLSRDEPVRIYGYYGKLQEVMVLLRNKGIKEPFIMPPKIYRITKIAVKYGYEIDNFYNSNTREAMEIKRTGRYILFQHMMTASRRNLDKGVNIVLSGWEFDKPIKKIDRNTWLIAYSSHADFNELLEYVEKAQPKVLIVDNSRESYAYEFANEVSKRLKIPAIVLP
- the ppa gene encoding inorganic diphosphatase, which codes for MGVYEKLGPGEKAPEIINVVIEIPMNSYIKYEVDKETGVIKVDRILYTAMHYPFNYGFVPGTLEEDGDPVDVLVVGYEPLSPGVVIEAKPIGILEMEDEEGPDAKIVAVPKDKIDPRFKNINDINDLPEAIKNKIKHFFEHYKELEPGKWVKVTGWKGRSEALERIKKAIERYREKH
- a CDS encoding TatD family hydrolase, whose protein sequence is MAKLVFADGHCHSNPVSGMGARAIARRFKKNGGWFIALVSLPPYHYGFKGGTLDDYVKAFEIVIREAKYIREEGLEARVFLGFHPAEVDEYFKRGMGIEEIISLAYKVLEKIVELHRKGLVDGIGEVGRQHYSTAPNRFVASELIMLKALELARDNDMLVHLHLEQGGYATVESIDKLIQLVRIGKDKVFLHHSSVNENIWADRKGLWHTVPGKYKTLKKVFQQKTTEKMIPESDFIDDPRRPGVSSYPWDIVDNQLKLLEEQVVDEETLFKINVDNVVKAYHTNYP
- a CDS encoding GTPase, coding for MVEPRKIVIIGAGGRDFHNFNVVYRDNPNYRVVAFLATQIPGITGKRYPASLAGKLYPNGIPIMSLDLLEDVITRYGVEEAVLSFSDLTYDDVGHILSRVLAAGASFKILGPVETMIESSKPVIAVVAVRTGAGKSSVSREVVRYLISKNYRVGIVRHPMAYGDLEKMAIQKFTSYEDLDKYQATIEEREEYEHYIKMGLTVYAGVDYGKLLEIVEKENDIILWDGGNNDWPFYKPDYMITVADAMRPGHEVGSFPGEVNTRLADAVIINKVDQARKEDIDKIIANIKKVNPRAKISLAESVVEVDAPEVIEGKKVVVIEDSPTVTHGGLPYAAGYVAAKKYGAAEIIDPRPYAVGIIKELYEKYPHMGPVLPSTGYSPEQLRDLEETLKKIPADAIVLGTPSDITRLITVEKPVTRVSFRVKIVEGPTIEELVEEFLEKGRRKLESSE